One Rhodoferax ferrireducens T118 DNA segment encodes these proteins:
- a CDS encoding Crp/Fnr family transcriptional regulator translates to MSTHINLKSDLAALTVAGGWFASIPQALREALLVNAEIRTIAAGQRLFARGDAPDGIYCVLTGVVRVTGITENGQEAILAMLESPQWFGEIALFDNEPRTHDAWAESDAKLLRVSQRALEKMLSERPDDWRHFGRLLTQKLRSVFVAMEDIFLLPPTARLARRLLSMAKGYGAWTDHTSRVISISQEQLGLMLSLSRQTVNQSLRELEDAGSIHRHRGSIEMVDLRKLEAAGR, encoded by the coding sequence ATGTCTACTCACATCAATCTCAAGTCTGATTTGGCCGCGTTGACTGTCGCAGGAGGCTGGTTCGCCTCCATACCACAGGCATTGCGGGAAGCGCTATTGGTCAATGCTGAAATCCGAACCATTGCAGCGGGCCAGCGCCTGTTTGCGCGAGGTGACGCACCTGACGGGATTTACTGCGTATTGACAGGTGTTGTCCGGGTGACGGGCATTACTGAAAATGGCCAGGAAGCCATCTTGGCCATGCTTGAATCGCCACAATGGTTTGGTGAGATTGCCTTGTTTGACAACGAGCCACGAACCCATGACGCATGGGCAGAGTCAGATGCGAAATTGCTCCGGGTTTCACAACGAGCACTGGAGAAAATGTTGTCAGAGCGACCCGATGACTGGCGGCATTTTGGCCGTCTGCTGACACAGAAGTTACGCTCCGTCTTCGTTGCCATGGAGGACATCTTTCTCTTGCCACCTACTGCCCGACTGGCAAGAAGACTGTTGAGCATGGCCAAAGGCTACGGTGCCTGGACTGACCATACCAGCCGCGTGATTTCTATCTCGCAGGAACAGCTCGGACTGATGTTGTCGCTGTCCCGCCAGACCGTCAATCAATCTCTAAGGGAGCTGGAAGACGCGGGATCCATCCACCGCCATCGAGGGTCCATCGAGATGGTGGACTTGCGCAAGCTCGAAGCGGCAGGCAGATGA
- a CDS encoding enoyl-CoA hydratase — translation MTDLLIDTSAGVMTITLNRVSKKNAFTQAMYAAMADALQQAQADAQLRALVFQGHETIFSAGNDIGDFLHAQAATQDSPVFRFLRAISTFSKPIVAAVCGPAVGIGTTMLFHCDLVYAGDNAAFSMPFVNLGLCPEAASSYLAPQLMGYGRAAEALLLGEPFLAESALEMGLISRIVPPSEANALAQRQARKLAAKPLSALIETKRLMKKGQAGMVAERMVEEGASFGRLLREPAAREAFTAFMEKRKPDFSKT, via the coding sequence ATGACGGACTTATTGATCGATACCAGCGCCGGTGTGATGACCATCACCCTGAATCGTGTGAGCAAAAAAAACGCCTTCACCCAGGCCATGTATGCGGCCATGGCTGACGCCTTGCAGCAGGCGCAAGCCGACGCGCAGCTTCGTGCCCTTGTCTTTCAAGGGCACGAGACGATTTTCAGTGCCGGCAACGACATTGGAGATTTTTTGCATGCGCAGGCGGCCACGCAAGACTCGCCGGTTTTTCGTTTTTTGCGCGCCATCAGCACTTTTTCCAAACCCATAGTCGCGGCGGTCTGTGGCCCGGCCGTGGGCATCGGCACCACCATGCTGTTTCATTGCGATCTGGTTTATGCCGGTGACAACGCGGCATTTTCCATGCCGTTCGTCAATCTGGGCCTGTGCCCCGAAGCCGCATCAAGTTACCTGGCGCCGCAGTTGATGGGTTATGGCCGTGCGGCCGAGGCCTTGCTGTTGGGTGAGCCGTTCCTGGCCGAGTCCGCGCTGGAGATGGGCCTGATCAGCCGCATTGTGCCGCCGTCCGAGGCCAATGCGCTGGCGCAACGCCAGGCCCGCAAGCTGGCCGCCAAACCCCTGAGCGCCTTGATTGAAACCAAGCGACTGATGAAAAAAGGGCAGGCCGGCATGGTCGCCGAGCGCATGGTGGAAGAGGGCGCCAGCTTTGGCCGCCTGCTGCGCGAACCGGCGGCACGCGAGGCGTTCACGGCGTTCATGGAAAAGCGCAAGCCGGATTTTTCAAAAACTTAG
- a CDS encoding SDR family oxidoreductase — MNYQSVFAPGLFAGQVMLVTGGGSGIGRCVAHELAALGAHVVLIGRKADKLQSVVDEIYQDGGVASFHVCDIRQEPTVKQTVAAVVAAHGRIDGLVNNAGGQYMMPLEAISAKGWEAVLNTNLTGGFLMARECFLQSMAKHGGSIVNIVADMWGSMPGMGHSGAARAGMVSFTETAALEWAGRGVRVNAVAPGYIASSGMDHYPPEMGPMLREMTQTIPLGRFGTEAEASAGIVFLLSPAAAFISGSTLRIDGARPQVRMGWPMRVASKEALQRDAIKPFNGFHRAQSPKVLSI, encoded by the coding sequence ATGAACTATCAATCTGTCTTCGCGCCGGGTTTGTTTGCGGGTCAGGTGATGCTGGTGACGGGCGGCGGCTCCGGTATTGGCCGTTGCGTGGCGCATGAACTGGCGGCGCTGGGTGCGCATGTGGTGCTGATCGGGCGCAAGGCCGACAAGCTGCAAAGCGTGGTCGATGAAATCTACCAGGACGGCGGCGTCGCCAGTTTTCATGTCTGCGACATTCGGCAGGAGCCGACGGTCAAGCAGACGGTAGCGGCCGTGGTGGCCGCGCACGGGCGCATTGACGGCCTGGTCAACAACGCTGGTGGCCAGTACATGATGCCGCTGGAAGCCATCAGCGCCAAAGGCTGGGAGGCGGTGCTCAACACCAACCTGACCGGTGGTTTTTTGATGGCGCGTGAGTGTTTTTTGCAGTCCATGGCCAAGCATGGCGGCAGTATCGTCAATATTGTGGCTGACATGTGGGGCTCCATGCCCGGCATGGGGCACAGTGGCGCGGCGCGTGCCGGCATGGTGAGTTTCACCGAAACCGCTGCGCTGGAATGGGCCGGTCGGGGGGTGCGGGTCAATGCGGTGGCGCCCGGCTACATCGCCTCCAGTGGCATGGACCATTACCCGCCCGAGATGGGTCCGATGCTGCGCGAGATGACCCAGACCATTCCGTTGGGACGCTTTGGTACCGAGGCTGAAGCGTCAGCCGGTATTGTTTTTCTGCTCAGCCCTGCGGCCGCTTTCATCAGCGGCAGCACGCTGCGCATCGACGGCGCCCGGCCGCAGGTGCGCATGGGCTGGCCCATGCGGGTGGCGTCAAAGGAAGCGTTGCAGCGCGATGCCATCAAGCCGTTTAATGGTTTTCACCGCGCCCAGAGCCCTAAGGTTTTGTCGATCTGA
- a CDS encoding acyl-CoA dehydrogenase family protein, which yields MPMPEILDEDVRLLEDAARRFALSEIAPHLNDWEEAGEFPRRLYRHAAELGWLALGYPEALGGTPSPWHLRNAMTVALARFGGSGGLMAGLFSHNIGLPPLIRHGSAALQLEVVPPVLRGEKIAALAITEPGGGTDVSALRTTARLEGDEYVVDGDKIFITSGMRADWFTVAVRTDLKDKGPGGISMLMVPGDAPGLSRSPLKKMGWLCSDTAQLRFDGVRVPAHYLVGEEGAGFKMILTNFNGERLSMAAMALGFSECCYDEALAWARQRKTFGMALVDHQVIRHKLMDMKMRIESTRAWLNAVSARADSGDKAAKGAEWVAQVCLLKNHATQTMQFCADQGVQILGGMGFMRGVACERIYREVKVMMIGGGTEEIMKELASRQLGL from the coding sequence ATGCCGATGCCCGAGATTCTGGATGAGGATGTGCGCCTGCTGGAGGACGCGGCGCGCCGTTTTGCTTTGAGCGAGATTGCTCCGCATCTCAACGATTGGGAAGAAGCGGGTGAATTCCCGCGCCGCTTGTACCGCCATGCCGCCGAGCTGGGTTGGCTGGCCCTGGGTTACCCCGAAGCCTTGGGCGGCACACCGAGCCCGTGGCATTTGCGCAATGCCATGACGGTGGCGCTGGCGCGCTTTGGCGGCAGCGGTGGCTTGATGGCCGGTTTGTTCAGCCACAACATCGGATTGCCGCCGCTGATCCGGCACGGCAGTGCGGCGTTGCAGCTGGAAGTGGTGCCGCCGGTGTTGCGCGGAGAAAAGATTGCGGCGCTGGCCATCACAGAGCCCGGCGGGGGCACCGATGTGTCGGCGCTGCGTACCACAGCGCGGCTTGAGGGTGACGAGTACGTGGTGGATGGGGACAAGATATTCATCACGTCCGGCATGCGGGCTGACTGGTTCACGGTGGCGGTACGCACCGATCTGAAAGACAAAGGCCCGGGCGGCATCTCGATGCTGATGGTGCCGGGTGATGCGCCGGGCTTGTCGCGCAGTCCACTGAAAAAAATGGGCTGGCTGTGCTCCGACACGGCACAGTTGCGCTTCGACGGGGTGCGTGTGCCCGCTCACTATCTGGTGGGCGAAGAAGGCGCGGGTTTCAAGATGATCCTGACCAATTTCAACGGTGAGCGTTTGTCCATGGCCGCCATGGCGCTGGGTTTTTCAGAATGCTGCTATGACGAGGCGCTGGCCTGGGCGCGTCAGCGCAAGACCTTTGGCATGGCACTGGTGGATCATCAAGTGATTCGCCACAAGCTGATGGACATGAAGATGCGCATCGAATCCACCCGCGCCTGGCTCAACGCTGTGTCGGCGCGCGCCGATTCTGGAGACAAGGCGGCGAAGGGCGCCGAGTGGGTCGCGCAGGTCTGCCTGCTCAAGAACCATGCAACGCAGACCATGCAGTTCTGCGCCGACCAGGGCGTGCAGATTCTGGGCGGCATGGGTTTCATGCGCGGTGTTGCCTGCGAGCGCATCTACCGTGAGGTCAAGGTGATGATGATTGGCGGCGGTACCGAAGAAATCATGAAAGAGTTGGCCTCGCGTCAGCTTGGGTTGTGA
- a CDS encoding thiamine pyrophosphate-binding protein, which yields MKKTGAWLARYALEQLGIRYTFGIPGVHNTELYDELNKSELITPMLVSHEGGASFMADGLSRLSDSVGTLLVVPAAGLTHAASGIGEAFLDGVPMLVICGGIRTDIDWKFQLHEMDLHQFMKGITKATYKIEHTRDVVSTLFEAYRVATTGEPGPVFIELPMNVQMFPDDVGELPRWAAPALPEPAAATPIDAAVALLQNARKPGLFVGWGARDCSAELMALADHLQAPVATTLQGFSVFPASHPLHAGFSFGPSAVPAARNAFVDCDVLLAVGTRFGEIASGSFGLTVPSQLIHVDICSHVFNANYPAQVAIEGDARVVVPQLLAALRRVQPAARAETGLAGRIAADKKAYRQTWYDHDSQGRVNPARFFDALRAATPADAVTVVDDGNHTYLTAELWPILTAKSGILPSDFNAMGYSIPAAMGAKLARPDVPVNCIVGDGCFRMTCMEIITATQYQLGVVYYVFCDGELSQISQAQEIPYNRKPCTVLSTIVIDGVARAVGAGYFKIATDADLTEQIAAANAMAKKGQPVIVEVSMDYSKRTAFTEGVVKTNFQRFTLKQKARALGRAVVRKVTG from the coding sequence ATGAAAAAGACTGGCGCATGGCTGGCACGTTACGCCCTGGAGCAACTGGGCATCCGATACACCTTTGGCATCCCCGGAGTGCACAACACCGAGCTCTATGACGAGCTCAACAAGTCAGAACTGATCACGCCCATGCTGGTGAGCCACGAAGGTGGTGCCTCCTTCATGGCCGATGGTTTGAGCCGCCTGTCGGATTCGGTGGGTACGCTGCTGGTGGTGCCGGCCGCAGGTCTGACCCATGCAGCCAGTGGCATTGGCGAAGCCTTTTTGGACGGCGTGCCCATGCTGGTGATTTGTGGCGGCATTCGCACCGACATTGACTGGAAGTTCCAATTGCACGAGATGGATTTGCACCAGTTCATGAAGGGCATCACCAAAGCCACCTACAAGATTGAACACACCCGCGATGTGGTCTCCACGCTGTTTGAAGCCTATCGAGTGGCCACCACTGGAGAACCCGGCCCGGTGTTTATCGAATTGCCGATGAATGTACAAATGTTCCCCGATGACGTGGGTGAACTGCCGCGCTGGGCTGCCCCGGCCTTGCCGGAACCGGCCGCAGCCACCCCGATTGATGCTGCCGTGGCGTTGCTGCAAAACGCCAGGAAGCCGGGCCTCTTCGTGGGCTGGGGCGCACGTGATTGTTCAGCAGAATTGATGGCCTTGGCCGACCACCTGCAGGCCCCGGTAGCCACTACCTTGCAAGGCTTCTCGGTGTTCCCGGCGAGCCACCCATTACACGCGGGATTCAGCTTTGGGCCGTCAGCGGTGCCGGCAGCACGCAACGCGTTTGTCGATTGCGACGTGCTGCTGGCCGTCGGCACCCGGTTTGGTGAAATCGCGTCGGGGAGTTTTGGCCTGACGGTACCGTCGCAGTTGATTCACGTTGACATCTGCTCCCATGTCTTCAACGCCAACTACCCGGCCCAAGTGGCAATTGAGGGTGACGCCAGGGTGGTGGTGCCACAACTGTTGGCCGCTTTGCGCAGGGTCCAGCCTGCAGCGCGTGCCGAGACGGGATTGGCAGGCCGCATCGCCGCCGACAAAAAAGCCTACCGCCAAACCTGGTACGACCACGACAGCCAAGGTCGCGTCAACCCGGCGCGCTTTTTTGACGCGCTGCGTGCCGCCACGCCAGCAGACGCCGTGACGGTGGTGGACGACGGCAATCACACCTACCTGACCGCTGAACTTTGGCCCATTTTGACGGCCAAGTCGGGCATTCTGCCGAGCGATTTCAACGCCATGGGCTATTCCATCCCCGCCGCCATGGGTGCCAAGCTGGCACGCCCGGACGTGCCGGTGAACTGCATCGTCGGGGACGGGTGCTTTCGCATGACCTGCATGGAAATCATCACCGCTACCCAGTACCAACTGGGCGTGGTGTATTACGTGTTTTGCGATGGCGAGCTGTCGCAGATTTCACAGGCGCAGGAGATTCCGTACAACCGAAAACCGTGTACGGTGCTTAGCACCATCGTGATTGATGGGGTGGCCCGCGCAGTGGGCGCCGGATACTTCAAGATTGCCACCGATGCCGACCTGACCGAGCAGATTGCCGCAGCGAACGCCATGGCCAAAAAAGGTCAGCCGGTGATTGTGGAAGTCAGCATGGATTACAGCAAACGCACGGCGTTTACCGAAGGCGTGGTCAAGACCAACTTCCAGCGTTTTACACTCAAACAAAAAGCCCGTGCTCTGGGTCGTGCTGTGGTGCGCAAGGTAACTGGTTGA
- a CDS encoding ABC transporter substrate-binding protein encodes MKIKATVVLAALTLASTLATAQQGVSPTEITLGSIQDLSGPLAGFGKQARLGMLLAVDEINEQGGVSGRKLKLLVEDSGYDPKKAVLAAQKLVNQDKIFMMVGHIGTAQNMAAMPVQFDKNVINFFPITAAREMYEPFHKLKYSFAATYYDQMRRAVPQMVKDKGIKKVCTIYQDDDFGLEVLRGGEAGLKTINMDFTEKTSFKRGATDFSSQVAKMKAAACEMVVLGTIIRETIGTIGESRKTGFNPIFLGSSAAYTDLIHKLGGKAMDGLYATMTVQNPYTDEQSPQIRFWANKYKTKFNEDPSVFSVYGYLIINTFANVASKAGKNLSTDSFIKVMDTLTVPPDIFGSTTITFSPTKRLGSDASRLSQIQDSKWKVVGPYITDGGPAKK; translated from the coding sequence ATGAAAATCAAAGCGACAGTGGTACTGGCTGCACTGACCCTGGCAAGCACCCTTGCCACGGCTCAACAGGGCGTCAGCCCGACCGAGATCACGCTCGGCTCGATCCAGGATTTATCCGGCCCACTGGCTGGCTTTGGCAAGCAGGCGCGCCTGGGCATGCTGCTGGCCGTGGACGAGATCAACGAGCAAGGCGGGGTCAGTGGCCGCAAGCTCAAGCTGCTGGTGGAAGACTCGGGCTATGACCCCAAGAAAGCCGTGCTGGCAGCACAGAAACTGGTAAATCAGGACAAGATTTTCATGATGGTCGGCCACATTGGCACGGCGCAGAACATGGCGGCCATGCCGGTCCAGTTCGACAAGAACGTGATCAATTTTTTCCCGATCACGGCGGCGCGCGAAATGTACGAACCTTTCCACAAGCTGAAGTACTCGTTTGCCGCCACCTACTATGACCAGATGCGGCGCGCCGTGCCCCAAATGGTCAAGGACAAAGGTATCAAGAAAGTCTGCACCATTTACCAGGACGATGATTTCGGCCTGGAAGTGCTGCGGGGCGGCGAAGCTGGCCTCAAAACCATCAACATGGATTTCACCGAAAAGACGTCCTTCAAGCGCGGTGCGACCGACTTTTCGTCCCAGGTGGCGAAGATGAAAGCGGCAGCTTGTGAGATGGTGGTGTTGGGCACCATCATTCGCGAGACCATCGGCACCATTGGAGAATCCCGCAAGACCGGCTTCAACCCCATCTTCCTGGGATCCAGCGCCGCCTATACCGACCTGATCCACAAACTCGGCGGCAAGGCCATGGACGGGCTGTATGCAACGATGACCGTGCAAAACCCTTACACGGATGAGCAGTCGCCACAAATACGTTTCTGGGCCAACAAGTACAAAACCAAATTCAATGAAGACCCGAGTGTGTTCTCTGTGTATGGCTACCTCATCATCAACACCTTTGCCAACGTGGCGAGCAAGGCTGGCAAAAACCTGAGCACCGACAGCTTCATCAAGGTCATGGACACCTTGACCGTTCCACCCGATATCTTTGGCAGCACCACCATCACTTTCTCTCCCACCAAACGCCTGGGCAGCGACGCGTCGCGTCTGTCGCAGATTCAGGACAGCAAGTGGAAAGTGGTTGGACCCTATATCACTGATGGCGGGCCGGCCAAGAAATAG
- a CDS encoding TetR/AcrR family transcriptional regulator: MTVPASPINHESGLLAHPAPKRARGRPRKTEDERDDGNRRHQLLTAAARLFRDKGFDATSTRDIAAAVGMHSGSPFYHFKSKDALLLAVMEEGMRSALARQADALHGPASASAASGPLVQIRRLIRAHFDTLLGPGNDFIPVMLYEHRSLNARQRASLAMLQVAYESAWTPVLEALHASGHLRAPVKLSRLLILGALNWSVQWFDEKKGASLDELADAAMALFLKES; the protein is encoded by the coding sequence ATGACTGTTCCAGCCTCACCCATTAATCACGAATCCGGGCTGCTGGCCCACCCTGCCCCCAAGCGCGCTCGCGGGCGCCCGCGCAAGACCGAGGACGAGCGCGACGACGGGAACCGGCGGCATCAATTGCTCACCGCAGCCGCCCGGCTGTTTCGTGACAAAGGCTTTGATGCCACCAGCACGCGCGACATCGCAGCTGCCGTCGGCATGCACAGCGGCTCGCCTTTTTATCACTTCAAAAGCAAGGATGCGCTGCTGCTGGCGGTGATGGAGGAGGGCATGCGCTCGGCCCTGGCGCGCCAGGCCGATGCACTGCATGGTCCAGCGTCAGCGTCAGCGGCAAGTGGACCCCTGGTGCAGATCCGGCGCCTGATCCGGGCCCACTTCGACACATTGCTGGGGCCGGGCAACGATTTCATCCCTGTGATGCTGTATGAACATCGGTCCTTGAATGCGCGCCAGCGTGCGTCGCTGGCCATGCTGCAAGTGGCCTACGAATCAGCCTGGACGCCGGTGCTCGAAGCCCTGCACGCGAGTGGCCATTTGCGTGCCCCGGTGAAGCTCTCAAGGTTGTTGATTCTGGGCGCGCTGAACTGGTCGGTGCAGTGGTTCGATGAAAAAAAAGGCGCGTCGCTGGATGAATTGGCCGATGCCGCCATGGCTTTGTTTTTGAAGGAATCCTGA
- a CDS encoding thioesterase family protein: MTKHIEVEPEVEFEDEFVTGLKKVFEEMIVFNQVLGLKITSLKSTQVRGRIDMKPDLVGHFSFNRLHGGVISAGLDAMGGLAVMAAIGARHMDETPLQRLHRFGKLGTIDLRVDYLRPGIGEYFELRAQVMRLGSRVASTRMEFLGADGKLLSTGSGAYIMS, encoded by the coding sequence ATGACCAAACACATTGAAGTTGAACCAGAGGTTGAGTTCGAGGACGAATTCGTCACCGGACTGAAAAAAGTCTTTGAGGAAATGATTGTTTTCAACCAGGTGCTGGGCCTGAAGATCACATCGCTCAAATCGACCCAGGTCCGGGGGCGCATCGACATGAAGCCTGACTTGGTGGGTCACTTCAGTTTCAACCGGCTTCACGGCGGCGTTATCAGCGCCGGGCTCGATGCCATGGGCGGCCTGGCCGTGATGGCCGCCATTGGCGCACGCCATATGGATGAGACACCCTTGCAGCGGTTGCATCGCTTTGGCAAGCTCGGCACCATCGATTTGCGTGTCGACTATCTGCGTCCAGGCATTGGTGAGTATTTTGAGTTGCGGGCTCAAGTCATGCGTCTGGGTTCGCGGGTGGCGTCCACCCGCATGGAATTTTTGGGCGCCGACGGCAAGTTGCTGTCCACCGGCTCCGGCGCCTACATCATGTCGTAG
- a CDS encoding FAD-dependent oxidoreductase codes for MQKAIQSDVLVIGGGLAGIVTAIECLRAGKTVTLVDRDTPERLGGLALWAFGGMALVDTPVQRRMKIKDSAEIALRDWLRFGELAEDDVLPRQWASYYVEHSRVQVYDWLTESGLSFMPAVNWVERGMQGNGNTLPRYHVVWGTSQRLTRRMIELMRQADTGNRLTVLHDHEVTELESTNGVTVGANAINRATGQHVQMAAQTVVLAMGGINGSLEQTRANWIQGRPMPASMLNGAHPYANGKLHHLVAGLGAQITHAGEMWNYAAGVPHPKPHFEGHGLSIIPCKSALWLNHRGERIGPEPLVVGFDTHTLCQRVAAQEKPYVWHLLNWRIAIKELALSGAEHNQRIRDHQTLMFLKETLFGNHRLVKQMLCESRHFLVDDTLAGLAAKMNALAGTHDVRADVLQKTVDAFDANFALGDKLYNDEQIRRIEHARHWGPDKMRTCKPAPLQARGAGPFMAIQTQLITRKSLGGLQTDLQSRVLDAGGQAMEGLYCVGEAAGFGGGGACGKRSLEGTFLPGCILTARSAARSIVAGSGLSRA; via the coding sequence ATGCAAAAAGCGATTCAATCTGACGTGCTGGTGATTGGCGGTGGCCTGGCCGGCATCGTGACGGCCATCGAATGCCTGCGAGCTGGCAAAACCGTCACCCTGGTGGACCGCGACACACCCGAACGACTGGGGGGCTTGGCCTTGTGGGCGTTCGGCGGCATGGCACTGGTCGATACCCCGGTGCAGCGGCGCATGAAGATCAAGGACTCTGCGGAAATTGCGCTCAGGGACTGGTTGCGCTTTGGCGAGTTGGCTGAGGACGACGTGCTGCCCCGCCAGTGGGCGTCCTACTATGTGGAGCACTCGCGCGTACAGGTCTATGACTGGCTGACGGAGAGCGGACTCTCCTTCATGCCAGCGGTGAATTGGGTCGAACGTGGCATGCAGGGCAATGGCAACACACTGCCGAGATACCACGTCGTCTGGGGCACGTCGCAGCGACTGACGCGGCGCATGATCGAGCTGATGCGCCAGGCCGACACCGGGAACCGTTTGACCGTCCTGCACGACCACGAGGTGACGGAGCTGGAGTCGACCAATGGCGTGACGGTTGGCGCCAATGCGATCAATCGCGCGACCGGCCAACATGTGCAAATGGCAGCACAAACCGTCGTACTGGCCATGGGCGGCATCAATGGCAGCCTGGAGCAAACCCGAGCCAATTGGATCCAGGGCCGCCCCATGCCGGCAAGCATGCTCAACGGTGCCCACCCGTATGCCAATGGAAAACTCCATCACCTCGTTGCAGGGCTTGGTGCGCAGATCACCCATGCTGGCGAAATGTGGAACTACGCTGCGGGTGTGCCCCATCCAAAGCCCCACTTTGAAGGCCACGGCCTGTCCATCATTCCCTGCAAGTCGGCCCTGTGGCTGAACCACCGGGGGGAACGCATTGGGCCGGAACCTCTGGTGGTGGGATTCGACACGCACACACTTTGCCAGCGCGTTGCGGCGCAGGAAAAGCCCTATGTCTGGCACCTGCTGAACTGGCGCATCGCGATCAAGGAGTTGGCCTTGTCGGGCGCCGAACACAACCAGCGCATTCGCGACCACCAGACCTTGATGTTCCTGAAAGAAACCTTGTTTGGCAATCACCGGTTGGTGAAACAGATGCTCTGCGAGAGCCGTCATTTTCTGGTGGACGATACGCTGGCGGGACTGGCCGCCAAGATGAACGCGCTGGCCGGAACCCATGACGTTCGCGCTGACGTCCTGCAGAAAACTGTGGATGCGTTTGACGCCAACTTTGCGCTTGGCGACAAACTTTACAACGACGAGCAGATCCGCCGCATCGAACACGCACGCCACTGGGGGCCTGACAAGATGCGCACCTGCAAGCCGGCACCGCTGCAGGCGCGCGGGGCAGGTCCTTTCATGGCCATCCAGACGCAACTCATTACGCGCAAAAGTCTGGGGGGCTTGCAGACCGACCTGCAAAGCCGGGTGCTCGATGCCGGCGGCCAGGCGATGGAAGGCTTGTACTGTGTGGGCGAAGCTGCGGGCTTCGGCGGCGGTGGTGCTTGCGGAAAACGCTCCCTGGAGGGTACCTTCCTGCCCGGTTGCATCCTGACGGCACGTTCTGCCGCACGCTCCATCGTCGCCGGCAGCGGTCTGTCGCGGGCCTGA